The Castanea sativa cultivar Marrone di Chiusa Pesio chromosome 4, ASM4071231v1 sequence GTCTATTGTTGCATTTGGTTTGAGTTAGGCCATGCTATATACTTTCTTTAGAAGCTTTTATTGCAATTCTTCAAATTAGCAGTAGTTTTCTTCAACCTTTTTGTCTTTTCAGTTCTTAACTGGTGAATATATGAGGAGAAGCATTCTTCATCAGTTTTTCAGTATAAGTATCTTACTTATTCTCAGTATAATCGAAGATGATGTAATTTTGATCtgttgaaatataaaattgaccTGGAACtggatcattttttttatttttaattttaataatttttcaagatTTATCATTATTAAAATTCTGTTGATTATGCAGGTCATCACAAGAATCAATTATGGCCAAAGTGCCTTTATCAGTGGACTTGCTGGTGCAGTTTCATTGGCAGGATCTGGTGGAGGATTGTGGGCTATTGAAGGAGGGAATTGGCAGATGGCTGCTGGACTCATTAATCGTTCTGATGCTGCATTGCACCTCCATGAAGAAATAGTTTCTGTCTCTTATCTTGGAGAATATTATGAACTTAACTCCACGAAAGGAAATAGTTACAAATGTGAAGTTGCAGTGGTTGCCACTCCTCTGGATGAGTTGAATATTCAGTTTACTCCTCCAATTTCAATTCCTAAGAGAAAATTACAGCACACACATGCAACTTTTGTAAGGGGCCTTTTAAATCCGGTAAGTACCCTAGCAAATGTTAATACCATATATCAgactttttgtgtgtgtgtgtgtgtgtgtgtgcatagtCCGtactttgttttcctttttctcaaATCTTGATGTGTTGTTATGTCAAGGGTTATTTTGGCCTGGATGCTGTATCAGAAATCCCAGAACTGGTGGCCACTCTAGAGGATCCTGAACTTCCATTCACAAGCATTGCAGTTCTCAAGAAACATGATGAGAAAGATTTTACTTACAAGATATTCTCCCGGGAACCCATGGCAGATATCTTACTGGATAGCTTCTTTAGGTAATATTTTAaattcacaatatatatatatatatatttttttttcttccttctgtttttgtttcctttctttcttcttctgtctcttttttctttcttttgggaTTGGATTTTTGAGACAATTTACTGTATGGGAAGTTGATTTGTATCGATGTGACAATGTCCTTGTGATCCTCTACAGAAGTTACTTGCACCTAGCAAGGTTGCTGCTAAAATCAGTTATTATGTGGGATCTGGGTTAATGTCTTGATACCTAATTAAGATGTGGGAAGTTGATTTCTGTCAGTTTGCTTACTTCTAGTTGGCAAGGCAGTAATAAAATAGGTGTAGTTGACAAGTTAAATGAATTTGATTTTCACCATTTATTGGTTATCACCATCATTGAACTATGAAAGTACTAAATACTGAACCCTTGAATGCTTAGATACTAATTGCTGTTTATTGCTGCTACTGCCAGTGTGCGGCAGGAGACCATTCGAATTGATTGGGGTGCTTACCCTCATTACAATGCTCCTGAAGAATTTGCACCATTTATCTTGGATGATCGGAATTTGTACTATGTGAATGCTTTTGAGAATGCAGCTAGCACAATGGAGACAAGTGCCGTTGCAGCCGAGAATATAGCTCGACTAATCCTATCAAGGTTTTTTAGTCAAGTACTCTTGATCTCATCTAACTTGGGCTCAAATTCTGATGGAGAGATTTTGCATGTGGATCTGTGAATTTTGTATGTAGGTATACATTTTAAGTGAAACATTTTCAGATTCTAGTTAAGCCCATGATGTAACATTTTGTACCATGTGATTAatgaaaacaaatcaaagaaTGTACAAACGCATACCAAGTAAAATAAGTAATGTACGTCTGGCAAAGAAACTTGTATGGGATATTGTtgtataatatatgattttatggGTTGGTGccaatctatatctatatattaatatttaaaaatataaagttgatgcgtaacatttattgttgcttcTGTTAATGGTTATTAGTATCTTGATCCGAATCTTATAGGATTCAAATCTAAGATCCTATATTCCTAAAACGTCCTGGATCTCTACTAAAGTAAAGATCTCAATCCGGATCTTATAGGATCCCGATCTCATAGCAATACTAAAGATTCTGTGctataaaggggaaaaaaatgtttattttggGCCTTCAAATGGAGCTAAAAGGCCCCAAACtgataacaaaataataatagatagaTTAGCCCAGTGGTCCTAGCccaaattgattataaaaaaagcaaaaaataaaacctaaggCTCACGTTAGTTGTCACCTTAACCTAATAaacaaaatccaagaaatccAACGGTCACACCAGTGTGAGAGAGACCATCAATGACGaaggtgattttttatttttatttttgtattttgtaattcTTCTAACAATGACGAGAATGTTGTATATAATGATCAACTATACTTTGTGGAATCCATCCAAGATAACCAAAACTTTGGTCTTGatgattgagtgtgtttgtggtgttgttggaaATATTGTTATTTGCTTTGTGTTGTTTATGTGAGACATTACATATTGACATTGTTATTTGCTTTGAGTTATTTATGTGAAACATTATGTATACTTTTGAGTTGTTTAACTTAGAACTTAGTATTTGTGATTTGTAACTTTTGAactttaaatttgtttatgatgatgcgaagaaaatcagtaggctggatgcttcggatttGAAAGGATTATTAGCTATCTTGATGgtcttgaaaaagaaagaataatgatcaaaggtgatcggggttgccggccaagaaccctctgatgccaaagttagtttttctctcttaaattttggaATTCCAACTTTTCAGGAAATGTCAAAACGTACATTTGTCTGATTTGAATGGGCATTTATATAGTGCACCTTGGAAACagttattagacttgtaacctcTCCTATATTTAAGGAGGTTTGAGGGTTCAATGATAAtttccacaaccgtttaggagttacattttttcatataatagtCACTAGAAGTTATGCATGTGATAAGGAGTTGTAGTACTGAACTTGGATTTTACTCACGTCTTGGAACATTAGCATGTAGGCAAGTTCATGCTtgggaattttcctaagtgtcaagGGCTAGTCCAGGAGCCTCCCTGACGAGAGTACCTTTTTCCCACGACAGGTCGTCCTTCTATAGACGACCTTCTCATGGAAGGTTATACTTACATGGACGACCTTCTCATGGATGGTTATCCTTACACGGACAGTTATCCTCTCACGGACGGTTATCCTTTCACGGACGACCTTCTCACAGATGGTTATCCTTACATGGACGAGCTTCTTACATGGGATGTATCTTCTCTTCTAGACAGCTCCTGGACAAGATGGAGCTGAGAGTCTCTTTTGACTATTATTGATTCCGCACCtagggacttagccaattccagccctttgagtagagcttcatatttagcttcgttgttggtggtttggtatTGTAAATGGCCAGTGTACTCCAACTTGTTACCCTCTAAGGActttagtatgactccaatccccCCTGCATATAGAGTGGACGATCTGTCTATATTAATAATTCACCTTTGAGACCCTTCATCTAGCTCGTCCTGACTGGGAGTGAATTCCGCGATGAAGTCTGCTAATGCTTGTGCTTTTATCGCGCTTCTTGGTTGATACCTGACACCAAACTCACTAAGCTCAACAGCCCATTGGATCAATCTTCCTGCGGCTTCTAACTtattcattgccttctttacgGGATGATCTGTTACTACGTTGAtaacatgagcttgaaaataatgcctcAACTTCCTAGAAGCCGTGATCAAAGCAAAGGTtagcttctccatcattggATATTGTCCTTTCACTCCTCTCAGTGCTTGGCTCGTATAGTAAACTGGTTTCTGAATCCGCCCTTCTTCTTTGACCAACGCCGAGCTTACTGCATGTGGGGACATCACgaaatacaaatataattccTTACCAGGTACAGACGGGCTCAACAACGGTGCCGTCATGAGGTAAGctttcaagtcttggaaggccttttaaCACTCGTCTgaccactcaaatgccttcctgagaactttaaagaatggtaaacatttgtcagtagatTTCGATACAAACCTATTAAGGGCGGCAACTTGTCCGGTGagagactggacttctttgatgttcttCAGTGGTTCCATAGTTAGTATCACCTGGATTTTGTCGAGATTAGCTTCAATTCCTctatgtgaaaccatgaaccccaaaaacttccctGACGAAACTCCAAAAGTACACTTGCTTGAAttcaatttcatgttataccgcTGAAGTGTGTCAAAGatttcttgaaggtcgtccaaaTGCTTCCCCTTGTCCAAACTCTTTACCAATATATCATTTACGAAAATCTCCACATTCTGTCCGATTTGAAGACGAAACATGTGGTTAActagtctttggtaagtcgTCCCTGCGTTCTTTAAACTGAAAgacattaccttgtagcaaaataatcCCTAgctagtaatgaatgaggtcttctcttgatctacCTTGTCCATCCTTATTTGGTTGTAGCTTGAAAAGACGTCCATGAAACTTAGCAATTTATGACCCACTGTCGAATCCACTAATTGGTCGatgcgtggcaatggataactgtccttagggcaagccttgtttagatcagtaaagtccacgcacatcctccacttgccattagctttcttgaccataACCACGTTTGCTAACCAGTCCGGATAATAAACTTTCCAAATAAATTCCGCGGTAATAAACTTCTGGAcctcttctttgatggcattgtctcgcttaGGAGCAAAAACCCTTTTCTTTTGACGCACAGGTTTGGAGTAAGGATACACATTCAGAcgatgggtaatgacacttgggTCAATACCCGGCATGTCCTTCTGACTCCATGTGAAGATATccaggcttttcttcaaaaactggaccagAGTATGCTTTGTCTCCCTTTCCATACTTGCCCCAATTCTAGTAAACTTCTCGGGGCTGTTCTCGTCCAACGGGACGTCTTCTAACATCTTAGTGGGCTCCGCAGTAatccttctctcgtctatgCTCATTGTCTGCACGTGCTCGTCCATTGCCAACATGGCTAAGTAGCACTCTCTGGCGGCTAATTGATCCCATTGTACTTGACTTACTCCATGCTTGGTCGGGAATTTGACagacaaatggtaggtagaggttacccccttccaactattcaaagtCGGCCTTtcaataatagcattatatgatgatgaaTAATCAACAAGAAAGTTTACCTTTTTGGTTATCTATTGCGGGTACGCTCCGACTACCACAGGTAATGTAATGGTGCCCACatgttgcaccttcattcctccaaatcctacTAATGAAGAATTCACTAGTTGGAGTTGATCTCATCCTaacctcatttgttggaaggcgggGTAACACAGGATGTTGGctgagctgccattgtctaccaacaccctcctGGTTGTATAATCGACAATGAGCAGGGTAATAACGATCGCGTCGTCGTGGGGGTGGTGAACTCTTTCAGCATCCTCGTCCGTGAATGTGATGGCTTGCTCGTCAGCTTCCCTCGTCCTGGGAGATCGTCCAGACAGCTAgacgttttgcaccaccttcaagtatgtcttccttgatttggatGACTGAGCTGCCAAGGTTCCtcctataataactcttatttcccTAAGTGGGGGTCATGATGACttttccaccttggccttcagcTTCTTGTCCAAGGAAATTCCTCAACTTCCCTTACCTAATAAGATTTTCTATCTGTTGCTTTAAATCAAAACATTCGCCTGCGTCATGCGCATGGTCTCTGTGAAAGTgacaatacttgttcctattgcgctTATTAGgatcttctttcattttctctggccacttcaaggacagattgtccttgatttgcataagcacttgctctAGTGGCGTATTCAAGGGAGTGTATTGTTGATTTCTCGCTAAAGAACTCGTCTTTTTactatctttatcttttttctcttatgccctagccttctttggacgaggacctTGATCTGGATGATGCGGGTGACCCACTTCCGAGCGCTCTGCTCTtttcctcttcttggctatgatcgCGTCCttagcattcatgaaatttggggccgaatggacgagttcagcCATAGTTTGTGGTTCTTGCttgtagagcttatgaatgaacaagtcagagttgACCCTATTATGGAAGgcggccaataacaacttgtcgtccatctcatccaccgtcaaggcttctctGTTGAACCGAGTAATGAAGGACCGTAAACTCTTATtctccccttgctctatagttagcaaactGGAAGAGGAACGCTTATGGcgttgtcctccaatgaaattattgacgaaCAACTTATTCAACTCCTTGAATGAGCCCACCATGTTTGGGggtatcttgctgaaccacacttGCGCTGGTCCCTTGAGGGTGGTAGGGAACGCTCTACACATAATCTTGTTCGGaactccttgaaggtgcatggtaaTCTTGAAGCCAGTTTTAtgatcacacgggtcacgaGTTCTatcatatgaatccaaggaagacattttgaacttcgggggtaggggatgactattgatggaagccgtgaaaggggagtccgttcggtaaACTAAGTCATCCACGGGGTTCGCCCATCTCCCGTCtcatattctccttcatttcatccatagcttttctcatctggtccatctccctctccaagtgtggcactcttcttgaagcagtaccccttgACTGATTCTCGAACTCAACGTTTTCTCCTCTACCCTCTTGACTCTGGGCTGCCCTTCCGCACACCTTTCATGGTGTTGCCTCCTTaaattgatctccctattcaactcttgATTCTGACGAGTTAATTCCGCCATAGCGGCAACCATGgactgtatatgttgaatggaaggcggttgcatgacaagCGCTGACTGACGATCACGgtggggattactagaagcatccctactctcttgGTGGCTTGGGCCGGTAGTTTTTGATCTTGtccgaaccattcagccttttgtctgggaaagacGAATCGCTGAAAACAAATAATCGAACGAAAAGAACATTGATCCCCACAAACagtgccaactgatgatgcaaagaaaatcagtaggttggatgtttcggatttgaaaggactactggctGTCTTGATGgtcctgaaaaagaaagaataataatcaaaggtgaccggggtcaccggccaagaaccctccgatgccaaagttagtttttctctcttaaattttggagttccaacttttcaggaAATGTCAAAACGTACCTTTGTCTGGTCTGAATAGGCGTTTATATAGTGCACCCTAGAAACggttattagacttgtaacctcccctatatttgaggaggtttgagggttcaaggataactttcacaaccgtttaggagtaacattttttcatataactgtcactggaagttatgcatgtaataaggagttgtagtaCTGAACTTGGATTTTACTCACATCCTGGAACATTAGCAAGTAGGCAAGTTCATGCTtgggaattttcctaagtgtcagAGGCTCGTCCAGGAGCATCCCCGACGAGCGTACCTTGTTCTTAAGGAAGGTCATCCTTCTATAGACGACCTTTCCATGGAAGGTTATACTTACATGGACGACCTTCTCACGGACGGTTATCCTTACACGGACAACCTTCTCATTGACGGTTATCCTTACATGGATGACATTCTCACGGACAGTTATCCTTACATAGACGAACTTCTTACGTGGGATGTATCTTCTCTTCTGGACAGCTCCTTTGGATGAAATGGAGTTGGTCAAATTTATAATTCACCATCagtttatatatttgtaatttagtACTTTGTCTCTTAATAGTAATTTCACTTAtatgcatcaattttttttcaatgtttcttcaatatatattatgaattataattataggttttttagtatattttttttaatcggaaagtaggatcttacgatcctTGTGTTGATCCTACGATATGATCCTCGAACCCTCTCACTGATCCCAAGTAGGATCTCGATCCTGATAACCTTCCTCCTATTGAGCCATATTAGTATAGCATTTCGGTTCATTTagtctactttggtccattcagtttatttttgacTAATTAGaccttaaattgattctttgtAGTTGCCTTTTTAGTTTTAGGcttaaaaattcaatatttttttcttaaattttaggtTGAAAAgcatgaaattttattttattctggCCAAATTCTTTAGTTTTAggtttaaaaatacaaataaaatagacattagaaattagagatatgggacctaaaaaagtaataaaaatattaatattcaaaagaaaaccttaaaattcaagtttcaataataaagacaatatgtttatattttgaaagaaaaaattgctatgattctaaacttatataataatataaactttttctccaaaaaaaaaaaaaacttaatctaaCATGTTACATGTGTTCTACAAAATGAGagtgtatatattttttaatattcttggatatattcaaattagttaaccaattatgattttttttttataaaaaaaaaatcttttaattacattttctcaatttatatcaaacaatattataattacataattcaaatctttttattaaattaaaattttcatatatatatatatatgatacatTTTAGAATTGAGAAttcctttttattaaaattagatGCAAACTCATATGATGCGTGAGACAATGTAatgtaattattttataagaatataatgtaaATTTTATAGGCTTAATAGCGCATGTGTTATAATGTGTTTTTCATTCAACAACAACACACAATgataatatgatatatatttaGTTTCTTAATTATTGGGAAGTTAGCCCCgtttcaataaaatttaggAAGATAAAAAGACATGATTGATTTAGGGGCATCTAATTTGAACATTCTTATAGAATATGGCTGTACCATATAGGAATCTTTACCATCTTAAGACACCAACCCGTCTTATGTTAATTTGCTCGCTGTTCTTGGTTGGTTAAAAAGTTGGTTCTCTTGACTCTTTCCCAACTGTAGTATTAGGTTTCCTTTCTCTCTTGGGAAAGAAGATTTTGTTCATCGTCTGACTTTTACTGTTTCGGTTTTGTGTTGTTCTTTTGGTGCTGATGGAAGATATTACTAATCGATGGAGAAATCTTTCTCTATCGAATAAAGAGGTTAAAAAGATTGCTCTTTCAAAAGGCAAGCAGAAGGAGGATTTATGTTGGTGGCCAGATTTTTTACCAAGAGGTCGGTGAACATGGATGTAGTTGCTAAGACGTTCCGACCGTTATGGTGAGCAAGGCAGGACTTCCATATTAGCGACGCTGGGAATAATCATCTTGTGTTCATTTTTGAAACAGGGGCAGACATAGAGAAGGTTCTTTTGGGGGAACTGTGGACTTTTGATCGTCACCTCGTTGTCTTTCAACGATATGATGGTAAATCTCCCATAAAAgaatttgattttgggttttctaAATTCTGGGTCCAAATTCATCAGTTGCCTTTTAACCACTTGAATCCAGAGGTAGCTATGGAGATTGGTCAAACTCTTGGTACTGTTGTCTCGTTGGAAGACACTTTGGAGATGATGGGAGGAAATTTTATGAGAGTACGTGTGGTTATAGATATCTCCCAACCTCTTTGTCGAGGAAGACAGGTTTCGTTTGATGATGGGTCTGAAGGGTGGATAGCTTTCAAGTATGAGCGCCTACCAAATGTTTGTTATTGGTGTGGGCGACTTACTCATGATGAAAAAGATTGTTCTTTGTGGCTGCAAAGTAAAGGCCCTTTGAAGGTTGAGAATCAGCCATTTGGTTAATGGCTTTGTGCCTCACAGATTACATCCTTGAAGAAATTGGTGATTGATGTCAAGGGATATGGGGTGGATTAGGTGGTACGACCTGATGCTGGTCAAACAAGCAGGCAAACATTGATGATAGTGCAAGACCAACCAAGTGCTACGATAGCGGCAGCAGTGGTATTTGAGGAAAGCAACCATATTGAACACCTTTCAGAGGGGATGCCGATGCAAGATACGGGTACTGGAGGCCAGAAGTCTGTACATTCTGAACAGGTATTGCGACCTGATGCTGGTCAGCCTAGTAGGCAATCAGCGCTAGTATTGAAAGATCAGCCAAGTGCTTCGGTGGTGACAGAAGTGGTATTTGGGGATGGCCATCAGAACAACCATTTTCCCGAGGAACTGCCAATGGAAGTTACTAGCGATGGAGGCCAGAATTCAGTTATTTTTGTAAATagacaaaattcaaatttgggaGAACCAATCCCGACTTTTGAGTAGCAACTTCAGCAGATAGATAAGGCTCTTTCCGTGGATTGTGTGTCTTCGATATTGAATGTAGGTAACCCGAATGCGGTTGGAGTGAAATTGGACTCTTCTTACTCTATTAAGTCCCACGTGGATCAGAATAAATTCACACCAAATCAGGTTAGTCACTTATTTGCAAATGTGTGTGGGCCAAACTTACATAATTTTGATGTGGGCTTTTCTGGGAATAAGTCTAAGCTACGTTCTTGGACTAGAAAAGGTGTAAGGccaaaaaatactaatttaaaGCACTCGATGGTTGAGTTTggtacaaaaagaaaatacccAAGCAGAGGCTCTGCTGAAAGCATGGATAAGAAGATTAAGTTGGAGGAAAAGACTAGGAAGCTTGGTGTTCTCATGGCAACAAAATTTGAATAGGCGGAGGTTGCTCAGCAACCCCGCCGGGAGGCAATGAATCTTATAAGTCGGAACTgtcgggggcttgggaacccccAAACAGTTAATGTTTTGAAGGTGCTTATTAGGATAGAGAAGCCCAAAATAGTATTCCTTATGGAGACCAAATTAGATAGGGAGTGGATGGAAAATATTCGTGATCAGTGTGGTTTTAAACATGGTATTATTGTGCCTAGAATACATAGGAGTAGGGGTTTGACATTATTCTGGAAAGATGATATTAAGGTTAATTTGTTGAAGTACTCCTTATCCAATATTGATGTTGAAGTGTTTGGTGGTAAGGGTAGTGGCTGGTGGCATCTTACTGGTTTTTATGGGAATCCTATAACAGCAAAGAGGATGGAATCATGGAGTCTCCTTAAACACTTAAGTGGTCTTTCCCAACTGCCTTAGCTAGTGATTGGCGATTTTAATGAGATCAAAAATCTGTCCGAAAAGGAAGGTGGTGCAGGCAGACCTGCTTAGCAGATGCAGAGATTTGTTGACACTGTAAATAGGTGTGGTTTAACAGATTTGGGCTTTA is a genomic window containing:
- the LOC142630210 gene encoding farnesylcysteine lyase, which codes for MVSPLSLSFFTILLFLFLSHPQAQAQSQSDRQSPTNDPPTICIIGSGISGSSVAHFLRLYSSSKSNPFSIHIFEKNGVVGGRMATVNVSGQTFEAGASILHPKNYHAVNYTELLGLKNKNRSSSSTSGSISLGIWDGQKFVFKTLSFSSNIPFVDKIVSLANSLLMFLRYGFSLLKMQTFVESTLNNFLKYYERSESRPVFETVDEMLKWAGLYDLTTRTLQEELIDVGLSPLLIKELVTVITRINYGQSAFISGLAGAVSLAGSGGGLWAIEGGNWQMAAGLINRSDAALHLHEEIVSVSYLGEYYELNSTKGNSYKCEVAVVATPLDELNIQFTPPISIPKRKLQHTHATFVRGLLNPGYFGLDAVSEIPELVATLEDPELPFTSIAVLKKHDEKDFTYKIFSREPMADILLDSFFSVRQETIRIDWGAYPHYNAPEEFAPFILDDRNLYYVNAFENAASTMETSAVAAENIARLILSRFFSQVLLISSNLGSNSDGEILHVDL
- the LOC142632508 gene encoding uncharacterized protein LOC142632508 — encoded protein: MSSLDSYDRTRDPCDHKTGFKITMHLQGVPNKIMCRAFPTTLKGPAQVWFSKIPPNMVGSFKELNKLFVNNFIGGQRHKRSSSSLLTIEQGENKSLRSFITRFNREALTVDEMDDKLLLAAFHNRVNSDLFIHKLYKQEPQTMAELVHSAPNFMNAKDAIIAKKRKRAERSEVGHPHHPDQEKMKEDPNKRNRNKYCHFHRDHAHDAGECFDLKQQIENLIR